Genomic DNA from Pseudomonas fitomaticsae:
CTTGCTTTCGAGTTGTGGCTGGGTGCGGCCGACGGTGGTGACGCGCAGTTCCAGTTCGTCCGATGGCCCGGTCTGTAGCGATACCGGGCTGGTTTCGGTCATGCCGTAGGCGATCTGCACTTCACTCATGTGCATTTCGCTGATGACCCGGCGCATCACTTCGATCGGGCAAGTGGCGCCGGCCATGATTCCGGTGCGCAGGGTCGACAGGTCGAACTCGGCACGCTGCGGCTGATCGAGCATGGCGATGAACATGGTCGGCACGCCGTACAGCGCGGTGGCCTTTTCTTCGGCAACGGTGCTCAGGGTCAGCAGCGGATCGAAGGCATCGTTGGGATAAATCATGGTGCTGCCGTGGGTGATGCAGCCGAGGTTGCCCATGACCATGCCGAAGCAGTGGTACAGCGGCACCGGGATCACCAGCCGATCAGCCGCAGTCAGGCCGAGGCTTTCGCCGACCATGTAGCCGTTGTTGAGGATGTTGTAGTGACTGAGGGTCGCGCCCTTGGGGAAACCGGTGGTGCCGGAGGTGTACTGGATGTTGACCGGTTGATCGAAGTGCAGGCTGTCGCTGCGTTCACGCAATTGTTCTGGAGAGACACTGGCGGCCAGATCTGCCAGTTGCGACCACGGGAGAAAACCCGAAGGCGGCTGCGGATCGAGACTGATCAGACCGCGCATCTCCGGCAGGCGCTCGCTGCGCAGTTCGCCGATGGATTGCTCGGCCAGTTCCGGCAGCAAGCCTTGCAACATGCCGTGATAGTTGGAGCTCTTGAACGACCCAGCGCAGACCAGCCATTGGCAACCGGATTGCTTGAGCACGTATTCGAGTTCGGAGCTGCGGTAGGCCGGGTTGATGTTGACCAGGATCACGCCGAGCTTCGCGGTGGCGAATTGAGTGATGCACCACTGCGCGCAATTCGGTGCCCAGATGCCAAGCCGGTCACCGGCCTGCAAACCCAACGCCAGCAGAGCTCTGGCATGCACGTCCACCGCGTCGGCCAGTTGCCGCCAGGTGTAACGCAGCTGCTGATGACGCACCACCAGCGCCTCGCCTTCCGGGTACTGCGCGACGGTCTCGTCGAACCTCTGCCCGATGGTCATCGCCAGCAAGGCTTTGTCCTGGGAACCACGGGTATAGCTGCGCTGCGGGTTTGCACTGGGTTGATCCATGACGACCCCTATTGTCTTTATTAGTGGGTGTTGGACCGGAGCTACAGCAGCTCCGACCATTCAGAACTGGCTCTACTCTCGCTCAAGTTGACGTTAACGTAAAGGGTGATTGACAGCCATTCGTCACAGGCTTACGTTAACGTAAAGGTGAGAACTGAAACGCCCTTCTCCCTACCCTACAAAAAAGCCAAAAGGTGACCCATGAGCTACCCATCCCTGAACTTTGCCCTCGGCGAAACCATCGACATGCTGCGCGATCAGGTTCAGTCCTTTGTCGCCAAGGAGATCGCCCCGCGTGCCGCGCAGATCGACAGCGACAACCTGTTCCCTGCCGATCTGTGGCGCAAGTTCGGTGACATGGGCCTGCTCGGCATCACCGTGCCGGAAGAGTACGGCGGCGCTGGCCTGGGTTACCTGGCGCACGTGGTGGCGATGGAAGAAATCAGCCGTGGCTCGGCTTCCGTAGCGTTGTCCTACGGCGCCCACTCCAATCTCTGCGTGAACCAGATCAACCGCAACGGTAATCACGAACAGAAATCCAAATATCTGCCGAAGCTGATCAGCGGCGAACACGTCGGTGCTCTGGCGATGAGCGAACCGAACGCCGGTTCCGACGTGGTCTCAATGAAGCTGCGCGCCGATAAACGCGGCGACCGTTTCGTGCTCAACGGCAGCAAGACCTGGATCACCAACGGCCCCGACGCCAACACCTACGTGATCTACGCCAAGACCGACCTGGAAAAAGGCCCGCACGGCATCACCGCATTCATCGTCGAGCGCGACTGGAAAGGCTTCAGCCGCAGCAACAAGTTCGACAAGCTCGGCATGCGCGGTTCCAACACCTGCGAGCTGTTCTTCGATGACGTCGAAGTGCCGGAAGAAAACATCCTCGGCGTGCTCAACGGCGGCGTGAAAGTGCTGATGAGCGGCCTCGATTACGAGCGCGTCGTGCTGTCCGGTGGCCCGACCGGGATCATGCAATCGTGCATGGACCTGATCGTGCCGTACATCCACGACCGCAAACAGTTCGGCCAGAGCATCGGCGAATTCCAGCTGATCCAGGGCAAAGTCGCCGACATGTACACCCAGCTCAACGCCAGCCGCGCCTACCTCTACGCCGTGGCCCAGGCCTGCGAGCGCAACGAAACCACGCGCAAGGACGCCGCCGGCGTGATCCTCTACACCGCCGAACGCGCCACACAAATGGCTCTGGACGCGATCCAGATTCTCGGCGGCAACGGCTACATCAACGAATTCCCGGCCGGTCGTCTGCTGCGTGACGCCAAGCTGTACGAAATCGGCGCCGGCACCAGTGAGATCCGTCGCATGCTGATCGGTCGCGAACTGTTCAACGAAACCCGCTAAACGGAGCTGTCCATGGCTATCCTGCATACCCAGCTCAACCCCCGTTCAGCGGAGTTCGCCGCCAATAGCGCGGCGATGCTCACACAGGTCGACGCCCTGCACACCCTGCTCGCCCAAGTGGCTCAGGGCGGCGGCGCGAAAGCTCAGGAACGTCACACCTCGCGCGGCAAACTGCTGCCCCGTGAGCGGATCAACCGCTTGCTCGATCCGGGCTCGCCGTTTCTGGAAATCAGCCAGTTGGCCGCCCACGCCGTGTATGGCGAAGACGTGCCCGCCGCTGGCGTGATTGCCGGGATCGGCCGCGTGGAAGGCGTCGAGTGCATGATCGTCGCCAACGACGCGACGGTGAAAGGTGGCTCGTACTACCCGCTGACCGTGAAGAAACACCTGCGCGCCCAGACCATCGCCCAGCAGAATCGCCTGCCGTGCATCTATCTGGTGGACTCGGGCGGCGCCAACCTGCCGCGTCAGGACGAAGTGTTCCCGGATCGCGAGCACTTCGGGCGGATCTTCTTCAATCAGGCCAACATGAGCGCCATGGGCATTCCGCAGATTGCGGTGGTCATGGGCTCCTGCACCGCCGGCGGCGCCTACGTGCCGGCGATGGCTGACGAAGCGATCATGGTGCGCAATCAGGCAACGATTTTCCTAGCCGGCCCGCCCTTGGTGAAAGCCGCGACCGGTGAAGTGGTCAGCGCCGAAGACCTCGGCGGGGCCGATGTGCATTGCAAGACCTCCGGAGTCGCCGACCACTACGCCGAAAGCGATGAGCATGCCCTCGCCCTCGCCCGCCGCAGCGTCGCCAACCTCAACTGGCGCAAGCTCGGCGAAGTGCAGCAGCGCGCGCCGATTGCGCCGCTGTACGCCAGCGACGAGTTGTACGGCGTGGTGTCGGCAGATGCCAAGCAGCCGTTCGATGTGCGCGAAGTGATTGCGCGGCTGGTCGACGGTTCAGTGTTCGATGAATTCAAAGCCTTGTTTGGCACCACGCTGGTGTGCGGTTTCGCCCATCTGCACGGTTACCCGATCGCGATCCTCGCCAACAACGGCATCCTGTTCGCCGAAGCCGCGCAAAAAGGCGCGCACTTCATCGAACTGGCCTGCCAGCGCGGCATCCCGCTGCTGTTCCTGCAGAACATTACCGGCTTCATGGTCGGTCAGAAATACGAGGCCGGCGGCATCGCCAAACACGGCGCCAAACTGGTGACCGCCGTGGCGTGCGCCAAGGTGCCGAAATTCACCGTGATCATCGGCGGCAGCTTCGGCGCCGGTAACTACGGCATGTGCGGGCGGGCCTACGATCCGCGTTTCCTGTGGATGTGGCCGAACGCGCGGATCGGCGTGATGGGCGCCGAACAGGCGGCTGGCGTGCTGGTTCAGGTCAAGCGCGAACAGGCCGAACGCAGCGGCCAGGCGTTCAGCGCCGAGCAGGAAAGCGAGATCAAGCAACCGATTCTCGACCAGTACGAAGAGCAGGGACACCCCTACTACTCCAGCGCACGGCTGTGGGACGACGGCGTCATCGACCCGGCGCAGACCCGCGATGTGCTGGCCCTGGCCTTGTCCGCGTCGTTGAACGCGCCTATCGAACCGAGCCGCTTCGGCGTGTTCCGGATGTGATCGGGAGAACCTCATGAGCGACTTCAACACCCTCGAGTTGCACAGCGATCCACGGGGTTTCGCGACCCTGTGGCTCAGCCGCGAAGAAAAGAACAACGCGTTCAACGCCGAGATGATCCGCGAACTGATCCTGGCGCTGGACAAGGTCGCCAGCGACGCCAGCCTGCGTTTCCTGCTGGTGCGCGGACGCGGCAAACACTTCAGCGCCGGCGCGGATCTGGCCTGGATGCAGCAATCGGCCGAACTCGATTACCACACCAACCTCGACGATGCCCGGGAACTGGCGGAGCTGATGTACAACCTCGCCAAACTGAAAATCCCGACCGTGGCCGTGGTGCAAGGCGCGGCGTTCGGCGGCGCGCTGGGCCTGATCAGTTGCTGCGACATGGCGATTGGCGCCGATGACGCGCAGTTCTGCCTGTCGGAAGTGCGCATTGGCCTGGCGCCGGCGGTGATCAGCCCGTTCGTGGTGCAAGCCATCGGCGAGCGCGCGGCACGGCGTTATGCGCTGACGGCCGAGCGTTTCGGCGGGCAGCGGGCGCGGGAAATCGGTTTGTTGTCGGAAAGCTATCCGGCGACCGAGCTTGAACAGAAAGTCGAACAATGGATCGACAACCTGCTGCTCAACAGCCCCGCCGCCATGCGCGCCAGCAAGGATCTGCTGCGTGAAGTCGGCAACGGCGCGCTGACGCCGGCCCTGCGCCGTTACACCGAAAACGCCATCGCCCGCATCCGCGTCAGCCCGGAAGGCCAGGAAGGTCTGCGGGCCTTTTTGCAGAAGCGTCCACCGAGCTGGCAAGCCGCAACCACCACCAAGGAGCCGCGTTGATGAGCGCACCTGTTCTCACCACCCTGCTGGTGGCCAACCGTGGCGAAATCGCTTGCCGGGTCATGCGCACCGCCAAGGCCCTGGGCCTGACCACCGTCGCCGTGCACAGCGCCACCGACCGCGAGGCGCGGCACAGCCGTGAAGCCGACATCCGCGTCGATCTGGGCGGCAGCAAAGCGGCCGACAGCTACCTGCAAATCGACAAGCTGATCGCAGCGGCCAAGGCCAGCGGTGCTCAGGCGATTCATCCGGGGTATGGCTTTCTGTCGGAGAACGCTGGTTTTGCTCGCGCCATTGAAGCGGCGGGCCTGATCTTCCTCGGCCCGCCGGCCTCGGCCATCGATGCGATGGGCAGCAAATCTGCCGCCAAAGCCTTGATGGAAACTGCCGGCGTGCCGCTGGTTCCGGGATATCACGGCGAAGCTCAGGATCTGGACACCTTCCGCGATGCTTGCGAGCGCATCGGTTATCCGGTGCTGCTCAAGGCCACTGCCGGCGGTGGTGGCAAGGGCATGAAAGTGGTCGAGGACGTCAGCCAACTGGCTGAAGCGTTGGCCTCCGCCCAGCGTGAAGCGCAGTCATCGTTCGGCGATTCGCGGATGCTGGTGGAGAAATACCTGCTCAAGCCGCGTCACGTAGAAATCCAGGTGTTCGCCGACCAGCACGGCAATTGCCTGTACCTGAACGAGCGCGACTGCTCGATTCAGCGTCGGCACCAGAAGGTCGTCGAAGAAGCGCCGGCACCGGGTTTGAGCCCGGAGCTGCGCCGGGCCATGGGTGAAGCGGCTGTGCGTTCGGCGCAGGCCATCGGTTACGTCGGTGCAGGCACGGTGGAGTTTTTGCTGGATGCGCGCGGTGAGTTCTTCTTTATGGAGATGAACACGCGGTTGCAGGTTGAACACCCGGTCACCGAAGCCATCACCGGGCTCGATCTGGTGGCCTGGCAGATTCGCGTCGCCCGTGGCGAAGCGCTGCCGATCACTCAGGATCAAGTGCCGCTGAACGGGCATGCGATTGAAGTGCGGTTGTATGCGGAAGACCCGTCGAATGATTTCCTGCCGGCGACCGGACGTCTTGATCTGTATCGCGAATCCGCCGCAGGGCCGGGGCGCCGTGTGGACAGTGGCGTTGAGGAAGGCGATGAGATTTCGCCGTTCTATGACCCGATGCTCGGCAAGCTGATTGCCTGGGGCGAGGATCGTGAGCAGGCGCGGTTGCGGTTGCTGAGCATGCTCGATGAGTTTGCGATTGGCGGGTTGAAGACCAACATCAACTTCCTGCGGCGGATCATCGGTCATCCGGCGTTCGCGGCGGCGGAGCTGGATACCGGGTTCATTCCGCGCTATCAGGAGCAACTGCTGCCAGCGCCTGCTGCGCTGAGCGATGAGTTCTGGGAGGCGGCAGCGCAGGCTTTTGCGCAGAGTCTGCCGGGGATGGCTCGAGCGGATGATCCGGCTTCGCCTTGGGCGCTTCACAGCGGTTTGCGCGCCGGGTTGCCTCGTGAAATCACTCTGCATTTGAGTTGCGAGGGACAGGATCGGGCGCTGACGCTCGGTGCTGGCGGCAATGCAAAACTGGTCGGCGAACAACTGGTGATCGAGCACGATGGGCTGCGCCGACAGCTGCGAGCAATTCGTCGTGGAGAGGTTCTGTTTCTGCAATGGGACGGCGAGCTGCGACGCGTTGAAACGTACGACCCGATCAGCGCTGTCGAAGCCAGTCACAGCCATCAGGGCGGTCTGACGGCACCGATGAACGGCAGCATCGTGCGGGTGTTGGTGGAGGCCGGGCAAGCGGTTGAAGCCGGTGCGCAACTGGTGGTGCTGGAAGCGATGAAGATGGAGCACAGCATCCGCGCGCCCCATGCCGGCGTGATCAAGGCGCTGTATTGCCAGGAAGGCGAAATGGTCAGTGAAGGCAGCGCGCTGGTCGAGTTGGAAGAAGCTTGAAAGGTGGATCGATCCTACGCCTGGCGAGGATCGATCTGACTAGTATTTGGCCGTTGCCTGAACCACGACACCGACAATTCGGCACTCGTCGGTCAACAAGGCTTTCGGCCAGGTCGGATTGAGCGGCACCAGGTAACGCTGGCCGCCCTCTTCGATCAGTTTGCGGAAAATCGCCTCGTCGCTGTCCGGCCACTGGGCGATCACCAGTTTTCCGGGCTCGGCTTCCAGCGCCGGGTCCACCAGAATCATCATCCCTTCGCCGATGCTCTGCCCGGTGGGCGCGGTCATCGCATTCCCCGTCACCGTGAGCCAGAACGCCGGGCCACGGGCGTGGTAGTCCGTCAGTTCGAAACGTCGCTTGTCCTTGGCACTCGAATACGCTGGCTGGCTCTCACGGGCCTCGACCGGCGCATTCCACTCGCTGACCGGATAGCGAAAGTAAGGGTTGTATTTTTGTGCCAGG
This window encodes:
- a CDS encoding AMP-binding protein, with amino-acid sequence MDQPSANPQRSYTRGSQDKALLAMTIGQRFDETVAQYPEGEALVVRHQQLRYTWRQLADAVDVHARALLALGLQAGDRLGIWAPNCAQWCITQFATAKLGVILVNINPAYRSSELEYVLKQSGCQWLVCAGSFKSSNYHGMLQGLLPELAEQSIGELRSERLPEMRGLISLDPQPPSGFLPWSQLADLAASVSPEQLRERSDSLHFDQPVNIQYTSGTTGFPKGATLSHYNILNNGYMVGESLGLTAADRLVIPVPLYHCFGMVMGNLGCITHGSTMIYPNDAFDPLLTLSTVAEEKATALYGVPTMFIAMLDQPQRAEFDLSTLRTGIMAGATCPIEVMRRVISEMHMSEVQIAYGMTETSPVSLQTGPSDELELRVTTVGRTQPQLESKIIDEAGNPVPRGIIGELCTRGYSVMLGYWNNPNATAEAIDAAGWMHTGDLASMNDEGYVCIAGRNKDMIIRGGENIYPRELEEFFFTHPAVADVQVIGIPCSRYGEEIVAWIKFHPGHSATEQELQAWCKERIAHFKTPRYFKFVEEFPMTVTGKIQKFRMREISIEELREKQA
- a CDS encoding isovaleryl-CoA dehydrogenase gives rise to the protein MSYPSLNFALGETIDMLRDQVQSFVAKEIAPRAAQIDSDNLFPADLWRKFGDMGLLGITVPEEYGGAGLGYLAHVVAMEEISRGSASVALSYGAHSNLCVNQINRNGNHEQKSKYLPKLISGEHVGALAMSEPNAGSDVVSMKLRADKRGDRFVLNGSKTWITNGPDANTYVIYAKTDLEKGPHGITAFIVERDWKGFSRSNKFDKLGMRGSNTCELFFDDVEVPEENILGVLNGGVKVLMSGLDYERVVLSGGPTGIMQSCMDLIVPYIHDRKQFGQSIGEFQLIQGKVADMYTQLNASRAYLYAVAQACERNETTRKDAAGVILYTAERATQMALDAIQILGGNGYINEFPAGRLLRDAKLYEIGAGTSEIRRMLIGRELFNETR
- a CDS encoding carboxyl transferase domain-containing protein, whose translation is MAILHTQLNPRSAEFAANSAAMLTQVDALHTLLAQVAQGGGAKAQERHTSRGKLLPRERINRLLDPGSPFLEISQLAAHAVYGEDVPAAGVIAGIGRVEGVECMIVANDATVKGGSYYPLTVKKHLRAQTIAQQNRLPCIYLVDSGGANLPRQDEVFPDREHFGRIFFNQANMSAMGIPQIAVVMGSCTAGGAYVPAMADEAIMVRNQATIFLAGPPLVKAATGEVVSAEDLGGADVHCKTSGVADHYAESDEHALALARRSVANLNWRKLGEVQQRAPIAPLYASDELYGVVSADAKQPFDVREVIARLVDGSVFDEFKALFGTTLVCGFAHLHGYPIAILANNGILFAEAAQKGAHFIELACQRGIPLLFLQNITGFMVGQKYEAGGIAKHGAKLVTAVACAKVPKFTVIIGGSFGAGNYGMCGRAYDPRFLWMWPNARIGVMGAEQAAGVLVQVKREQAERSGQAFSAEQESEIKQPILDQYEEQGHPYYSSARLWDDGVIDPAQTRDVLALALSASLNAPIEPSRFGVFRM
- a CDS encoding gamma-carboxygeranoyl-CoA hydratase, whose amino-acid sequence is MSDFNTLELHSDPRGFATLWLSREEKNNAFNAEMIRELILALDKVASDASLRFLLVRGRGKHFSAGADLAWMQQSAELDYHTNLDDARELAELMYNLAKLKIPTVAVVQGAAFGGALGLISCCDMAIGADDAQFCLSEVRIGLAPAVISPFVVQAIGERAARRYALTAERFGGQRAREIGLLSESYPATELEQKVEQWIDNLLLNSPAAMRASKDLLREVGNGALTPALRRYTENAIARIRVSPEGQEGLRAFLQKRPPSWQAATTTKEPR
- a CDS encoding acetyl/propionyl/methylcrotonyl-CoA carboxylase subunit alpha encodes the protein MSAPVLTTLLVANRGEIACRVMRTAKALGLTTVAVHSATDREARHSREADIRVDLGGSKAADSYLQIDKLIAAAKASGAQAIHPGYGFLSENAGFARAIEAAGLIFLGPPASAIDAMGSKSAAKALMETAGVPLVPGYHGEAQDLDTFRDACERIGYPVLLKATAGGGGKGMKVVEDVSQLAEALASAQREAQSSFGDSRMLVEKYLLKPRHVEIQVFADQHGNCLYLNERDCSIQRRHQKVVEEAPAPGLSPELRRAMGEAAVRSAQAIGYVGAGTVEFLLDARGEFFFMEMNTRLQVEHPVTEAITGLDLVAWQIRVARGEALPITQDQVPLNGHAIEVRLYAEDPSNDFLPATGRLDLYRESAAGPGRRVDSGVEEGDEISPFYDPMLGKLIAWGEDREQARLRLLSMLDEFAIGGLKTNINFLRRIIGHPAFAAAELDTGFIPRYQEQLLPAPAALSDEFWEAAAQAFAQSLPGMARADDPASPWALHSGLRAGLPREITLHLSCEGQDRALTLGAGGNAKLVGEQLVIEHDGLRRQLRAIRRGEVLFLQWDGELRRVETYDPISAVEASHSHQGGLTAPMNGSIVRVLVEAGQAVEAGAQLVVLEAMKMEHSIRAPHAGVIKALYCQEGEMVSEGSALVELEEA
- a CDS encoding LexA family protein, with product MDKWIELVKAKMSELKVTQVELGERVGMSQGGIGHWLNKRREPGITQMNRVLKALGMEYLEVAVVIREPQTDADDEMPLAQKYNPYFRYPVSEWNAPVEARESQPAYSSAKDKRRFELTDYHARGPAFWLTVTGNAMTAPTGQSIGEGMMILVDPALEAEPGKLVIAQWPDSDEAIFRKLIEEGGQRYLVPLNPTWPKALLTDECRIVGVVVQATAKY